One region of Limnospira fusiformis SAG 85.79 genomic DNA includes:
- a CDS encoding response regulator — MQKIWLDIVNKMTMNIYDSVIPQNPANILIVDDSIDGRLLVEILLQDAGYNVQTAESGQVALQMVESSPPDLIILDLMMPKMSGYEVIKILRCQPTIPFIPVLIMTACGYLEEREQAQIDVDGIIYKPINLDLLLSQVEGLLKKTKKPRNEYCLGSYG; from the coding sequence TTGCAGAAAATTTGGTTGGATATTGTCAACAAAATGACTATGAATATTTATGATAGTGTAATCCCCCAAAACCCGGCTAATATCCTGATAGTAGATGACTCCATAGATGGCAGATTATTAGTAGAAATTCTGCTGCAAGATGCTGGCTACAACGTGCAAACAGCCGAGAGTGGTCAGGTGGCATTGCAGATGGTTGAGTCATCACCGCCGGACTTAATTATCTTGGATTTGATGATGCCAAAAATGAGCGGTTATGAGGTGATAAAAATCTTGAGGTGTCAACCAACCATCCCGTTTATTCCGGTCTTGATTATGACGGCTTGTGGCTATTTGGAAGAAAGAGAACAGGCACAGATTGATGTGGATGGTATCATTTACAAACCCATTAATTTGGATTTATTATTGTCTCAAGTGGAGGGGTTGTTAAAGAAGACAAAAAAGCCTAGAAATGAATATTGTCTGGGTTCCTATGGTTGA
- a CDS encoding response regulator produces MKKIRVVLIEDHDLTRVGLKTALQQSEQVEVVGEASNGRQGLQVLKLTRPDVAIVDIGLPDIDGIELTQQFKEYLRVKGGQNTKILILTMHDNKDAVMGAFSAGADSYSVKDVSIDRLMEAIQVTSEGNSWIDPVIARTVLQQAQNLPGENKDAATVTINAVEPEYKEFLSTCPLTERELEVLELIVGGRSNAEIAEKLYITVGTVKTHVRSILNKLCADDRTQAAVRALRSGWIE; encoded by the coding sequence ATGAAAAAAATTCGGGTGGTTTTAATTGAAGATCATGATTTAACTCGTGTGGGTTTAAAAACAGCCTTACAACAGAGTGAACAGGTGGAAGTTGTGGGGGAAGCCTCCAACGGTCGCCAGGGTTTACAAGTGTTGAAATTGACTCGACCTGATGTGGCAATTGTTGATATTGGTTTACCTGATATAGATGGCATTGAATTAACTCAACAGTTTAAAGAATATCTGCGGGTAAAAGGGGGACAAAATACTAAGATTTTGATTCTGACTATGCACGATAATAAAGATGCTGTGATGGGTGCTTTTTCGGCGGGGGCAGATTCTTATAGTGTTAAAGATGTGAGTATCGATCGCTTAATGGAAGCTATCCAAGTCACCAGTGAAGGCAATTCCTGGATTGACCCCGTGATTGCTCGCACTGTCTTACAACAGGCTCAAAATCTACCAGGTGAAAATAAGGATGCGGCTACTGTTACTATAAATGCCGTTGAACCAGAGTATAAAGAATTTTTATCTACCTGTCCCCTAACTGAACGGGAATTGGAGGTCTTAGAATTGATTGTCGGCGGACGCAGTAATGCCGAAATAGCTGAAAAGTTATATATCACTGTGGGTACAGTTAAGACTCATGTTCGCAGTATTTTAAATAAATTGTGTGCTGACGATCGCACTCAGGCGGCGGTCAGGGCTTTACGTTCCGGCTGGATTGAATAA
- a CDS encoding ATP-binding response regulator, giving the protein MYSSAVPSTHSRPNILAVDDSPENLFLIEAMLADEGYTVYCQPDGESALKTILEKPPQLVLLDVMMPGIDGYEVTRRIRNNPNLPFIPILLITAHDQSSVVEGLDAGADDFIRKPVEIDELLARVRSLLRLKHSIDEQAQMARQREDFVSRLTHDLRTPLVAADRMLKLFQQGALGQVTPTMSEAIATMISSNQNLLQMVNTLLEVYRYEADRKTIAFSSLDLSALVKEVVEELTPLAMEKGLTIDIDQVEAGISMVGDPLELRRVVMNLLGNAVKFTDMGKITVLLKVAATPTHGTPEIILQVEDTGEGMSDGDRAIIFDRFRQGNHKRSGSGLGLHLVSRIVAAHHGSIDVKSQKGQGSCFTVKLPKKLA; this is encoded by the coding sequence ATGTATTCTTCTGCTGTACCCTCAACACACTCCCGCCCAAATATCTTAGCGGTTGATGATTCCCCAGAAAATCTATTTCTGATTGAAGCCATGTTAGCTGACGAGGGATACACGGTTTATTGTCAACCGGACGGGGAGTCAGCCCTAAAAACGATATTAGAGAAGCCCCCCCAACTGGTATTATTGGATGTGATGATGCCGGGAATTGATGGGTATGAAGTGACGCGCCGTATCCGCAATAATCCCAATCTGCCATTTATCCCGATTTTATTGATTACAGCCCATGATCAGTCTAGTGTAGTGGAAGGACTGGACGCGGGGGCGGACGATTTTATCCGTAAACCGGTAGAAATTGACGAACTCCTAGCCAGAGTGCGATCGCTACTCAGACTTAAACATAGTATCGATGAACAGGCGCAAATGGCACGCCAACGGGAAGATTTTGTCTCTCGTCTCACCCACGACCTACGGACCCCCCTGGTGGCGGCGGATAGAATGTTAAAACTATTCCAGCAGGGTGCATTAGGACAAGTGACCCCAACAATGTCAGAGGCGATCGCTACTATGATTAGCAGTAACCAAAATCTGCTACAGATGGTAAATACCCTACTGGAAGTATATCGCTATGAAGCCGATCGCAAAACTATTGCCTTCTCTAGCCTAGACTTGAGTGCATTAGTCAAAGAGGTAGTGGAAGAATTGACCCCCCTGGCTATGGAAAAAGGCTTAACCATAGATATAGACCAGGTGGAAGCGGGGATATCAATGGTGGGAGACCCCTTAGAATTGCGGCGGGTGGTGATGAATTTGTTGGGAAATGCGGTGAAATTTACAGATATGGGCAAAATTACCGTCCTTCTAAAGGTAGCAGCCACGCCGACCCATGGCACACCTGAGATAATTTTACAAGTTGAGGATACCGGAGAGGGAATGTCTGATGGCGATCGCGCCATTATTTTTGATCGGTTTCGTCAAGGAAACCATAAGCGATCGGGAAGTGGCTTAGGACTGCATTTGGTATCCCGAATTGTCGCCGCCCATCATGGCAGTATTGATGTGAAATCCCAAAAGGGTCAGGGTAGCTGTTTTACGGTCAAATTACCTAAAAAGTTGGCCTAA
- the aspS gene encoding aspartate--tRNA ligase, translating into MRTYYCGHLRSVNIGETVTLCGWVDRYRDHGGVVFLDLRDRSGLVQIISDPERTPNSYSLSTSVRNEYVLRITGRVSQRPEESINPKIPGGDIEVYADEIEILNGLGKPLPFLVSSNDTESVREELRLKYRYLDLRRERMTRNLQLRHEVIKAMRRFLEDQEHFIEVETPILTRSTPEGARDYLVPSRVNPGEWFALPQSPQLFKQMLMVSGFDRYYQIARCFRDEDLRADRQPEFTQLDMEMSFMSQEEVLALNENLVCHIFKTVKNIDLPRPFPRMTYSEAMERYGSDRPDTRFGLELADVSDLLKDSGFKVFSAAIKSGGIVKILPIPGGNDLISNVQIKPGGDLFKEATEAGAKGLAYIRVKADGQIDTIGAIKDNLSDDQKAEILQRTNAKAGDLLLFGAGDVATVNKTLDRLRLVIGNRLGLIDPNQINLLWVTDFPMFEWNQDEKRLEAIHHPFTSPHPDDINDLKTARAQAYDLVLNGTEIGGGSLRIYQREIQEKVFDAIGLSTEEAYNKFGFLLEAFEYGTPPHGGIAYGLDRLVMLLAGEDSIRDVIAFPKTQQARCLLTNAPSGVDQKQLKELQVASTYKPKKSE; encoded by the coding sequence ATGAGAACCTACTACTGCGGACACCTAAGAAGTGTTAATATTGGAGAAACAGTCACCCTCTGCGGCTGGGTCGATCGCTATCGCGATCATGGGGGGGTGGTATTTCTGGATCTGCGCGATCGCAGTGGTCTGGTACAAATTATCAGCGATCCTGAACGCACCCCTAATTCCTACAGCCTTTCTACTTCTGTCCGTAATGAATACGTTTTACGCATCACTGGTCGGGTTTCACAGCGTCCCGAAGAGTCCATCAACCCCAAAATACCTGGGGGGGATATAGAAGTATATGCTGATGAAATCGAGATCCTCAACGGACTAGGAAAGCCTCTACCATTCCTGGTATCTAGTAATGATACCGAATCGGTCCGCGAAGAATTACGCCTCAAGTATAGATATTTGGACCTGCGACGGGAACGCATGACCCGTAACCTACAATTGCGCCATGAGGTGATTAAGGCTATGCGGCGCTTCCTGGAAGATCAAGAACATTTTATTGAGGTGGAAACCCCAATTTTGACGCGATCGACTCCCGAAGGCGCACGGGATTATTTAGTTCCCAGTCGGGTTAACCCCGGGGAGTGGTTCGCCCTTCCTCAGTCTCCCCAATTGTTTAAACAAATGCTGATGGTCTCCGGGTTCGATCGCTATTATCAGATCGCCCGCTGTTTCCGGGATGAAGATCTACGGGCTGACCGACAACCGGAATTTACTCAATTAGACATGGAGATGAGTTTCATGTCTCAGGAGGAAGTTCTCGCTTTAAATGAGAACCTGGTTTGTCATATTTTTAAGACTGTCAAAAATATTGATTTACCCCGCCCATTCCCGCGCATGACCTATAGTGAGGCGATGGAACGCTATGGGAGTGATAGACCAGATACCCGCTTTGGCTTAGAACTGGCTGATGTTTCTGACCTGCTGAAAGATTCCGGTTTTAAAGTATTTTCCGCCGCCATAAAATCGGGGGGGATTGTGAAAATCCTGCCGATTCCTGGGGGAAATGATTTGATTTCTAATGTGCAAATTAAACCCGGTGGGGATTTGTTTAAAGAAGCCACCGAAGCCGGGGCGAAAGGATTGGCTTATATTAGGGTGAAAGCCGATGGACAAATCGATACTATCGGCGCGATTAAAGATAACCTGAGTGATGACCAAAAAGCGGAAATTCTGCAGCGCACTAATGCTAAAGCGGGGGATTTATTACTGTTTGGTGCGGGGGATGTAGCCACGGTTAATAAAACCTTGGACAGACTGCGATTAGTGATTGGTAACAGGTTGGGATTGATTGACCCGAACCAAATTAATCTGCTGTGGGTGACGGATTTTCCTATGTTTGAGTGGAACCAGGATGAAAAACGCCTGGAAGCTATCCATCACCCCTTTACTTCTCCCCATCCTGATGATATTAACGATTTGAAAACGGCGAGGGCTCAGGCTTACGATTTGGTGCTAAATGGTACGGAAATTGGCGGCGGTAGTCTCAGGATTTATCAGCGGGAAATTCAAGAGAAGGTGTTTGATGCGATCGGTTTATCTACGGAGGAAGCCTACAATAAATTTGGCTTTTTATTAGAAGCCTTTGAATATGGAACACCCCCCCATGGCGGTATTGCTTACGGTTTAGACCGCTTAGTGATGCTATTAGCTGGGGAAGATTCGATCCGAGATGTGATTGCATTTCCTAAGACACAACAAGCCCGTTGTTTGCTTACCAATGCACCGTCTGGGGTTGATCAAAAACAGTTAAAAGAACTACAGGTGGCTTCTACCTATAAGCCGAAAAAATCCGAGTGA
- a CDS encoding Fur family transcriptional regulator, with protein MKTRRTRSQERILNKLKTLRRSLSAQDLYMEMRKNDQAMGLATIYRSLDALKKEGLVHVRLLGTGESVYGLVQEDEHYLTCVECGYSIVIDECPVHHLETTLQESHHFKIYYHTLEFFGLCDRCAKNSKS; from the coding sequence ATGAAAACTCGTCGGACTCGTAGTCAAGAACGAATTTTGAACAAACTTAAAACCCTGAGGCGATCGCTTTCGGCTCAGGATCTGTATATGGAAATGCGTAAAAATGACCAGGCTATGGGACTAGCCACAATTTACCGTTCCCTCGATGCACTGAAAAAGGAGGGTTTGGTTCATGTGCGGCTATTAGGGACTGGGGAATCTGTTTATGGTCTGGTACAGGAGGATGAACACTATCTGACCTGTGTTGAGTGTGGTTACTCAATTGTGATTGATGAGTGTCCAGTGCATCATTTAGAAACCACCTTACAAGAATCCCACCATTTTAAGATTTACTATCATACCCTGGAATTTTTTGGTTTATGCGATCGCTGTGCTAAGAACAGCAAATCCTGA
- a CDS encoding DUF4007 family protein, producing MIQSPSSIQSPNPVFARHETFHPRFGWLKKGFDQSEKDDRIFLAEDAPVRLGVGKNMVRSLRYWCQAFKILEGDRSLDPIRLTPLLSLNF from the coding sequence ATGATTCAAAGCCCTTCAAGTATCCAGTCCCCCAATCCGGTTTTCGCCCGTCACGAGACGTTTCACCCTCGGTTTGGCTGGCTAAAAAAGGGGTTTGATCAATCCGAAAAAGATGATCGTATTTTTTTGGCGGAAGATGCGCCAGTGCGTCTCGGTGTGGGGAAAAATATGGTGCGATCGCTTCGTTATTGGTGTCAAGCCTTTAAGATTTTAGAAGGCGATCGCTCCTTAGACCCAATCAGACTTACACCGTTGTTATCCCTCAATTTTTAG
- a CDS encoding DUF4007 family protein, translating to MIQTSLNRHIIDPPQSVNPVFARHETFHPRFGWLKKGFDKAKEDPGVFLAEDAPVRLGVGKNMVRSLRYWCQAFKILEGDRPTVFGENLLKDDGWDPFLEDPASLWLLHWNLLKPPCDAAAWHYTFNQFRRVEFSQNDLFLAVSDYGKTLKKNLADSSINKDVSCLLRMYVKQSRNHQVSEDSIDCPFAELGLITRAGDSKYYTFRVNQKRNLPPEIVVAACLEYAEFVGREQRTIALSRLLYDIGSPGMVFKLPESAVCDAIERVARGWDAIGLSEAAGLIQFYFTQNPQELADHLLGMYYNKRRVD from the coding sequence GTGATTCAAACCAGCCTCAATCGTCATATCATCGATCCACCCCAAAGCGTGAATCCGGTTTTTGCCCGTCACGAGACCTTTCACCCTCGGTTTGGCTGGCTGAAAAAGGGTTTTGATAAAGCTAAGGAAGATCCTGGGGTATTTTTGGCGGAAGATGCGCCAGTGCGTCTCGGTGTGGGGAAAAATATGGTGCGATCGCTTCGTTATTGGTGTCAAGCCTTTAAGATTTTAGAAGGCGATCGCCCTACAGTATTCGGCGAAAATCTTTTAAAAGATGACGGCTGGGATCCGTTTTTGGAAGATCCAGCTTCTCTGTGGTTGCTACACTGGAATTTGCTCAAACCCCCCTGCGACGCGGCAGCATGGCATTACACTTTTAATCAGTTTCGGCGGGTGGAATTTTCCCAAAATGATTTGTTCTTGGCGGTGTCCGACTATGGGAAAACTCTCAAAAAAAATCTGGCTGATTCTTCAATTAATAAAGATGTTAGCTGTCTGCTAAGGATGTACGTTAAACAAAGCCGAAATCATCAAGTGAGTGAGGATTCGATTGATTGTCCTTTTGCCGAATTGGGTTTAATTACTAGGGCTGGCGACTCTAAATATTACACCTTCCGAGTCAACCAGAAGCGGAATTTACCCCCGGAAATTGTAGTAGCAGCCTGCTTAGAATACGCTGAATTTGTGGGGCGTGAACAACGCACGATCGCCCTGTCTCGGCTGCTTTATGATATCGGTAGCCCCGGTATGGTATTTAAGTTGCCAGAAAGTGCCGTCTGTGATGCCATTGAACGGGTGGCGCGGGGGTGGGATGCGATCGGTTTATCGGAAGCCGCCGGATTAATTCAGTTTTACTTTACCCAAAATCCCCAAGAATTAGCGGATCATCTGCTGGGAATGTATTACAATAAAAGGAGAGTTGATTAA
- a CDS encoding Uma2 family endonuclease: MNPTKTPQTMENHPVVLHLHPAIELTPEQFLEICQLNRDLRLERTATGELVIMPPTGSETGGRNFRLLGQLYNWTEGDETGIGFDSGTGFTLPNGAQISPDAAWVKLERWNALTAEEQEQFAPLAPDFVVELRSLSDPLKLLQDKMQQYIDNGVQLGWLIDRKQRRVYIYRPGNAVECLNNPATVSGEPILPGFVLDLSKIW, from the coding sequence ATGAATCCGACGAAAACTCCTCAGACTATGGAAAATCATCCGGTGGTGTTGCATCTCCATCCGGCGATCGAGTTAACCCCAGAGCAATTTTTAGAAATTTGTCAACTCAATCGAGACTTACGCCTTGAACGCACAGCCACAGGAGAATTAGTGATTATGCCCCCCACTGGCAGCGAAACGGGTGGACGCAATTTTAGACTACTCGGCCAGCTTTATAACTGGACTGAAGGAGACGAGACGGGAATTGGGTTTGATTCGGGTACGGGTTTTACTTTACCGAATGGAGCGCAAATTTCTCCCGATGCTGCTTGGGTGAAGTTGGAACGATGGAACGCCCTTACAGCAGAAGAACAGGAACAATTTGCTCCCCTTGCGCCGGATTTTGTGGTGGAATTGCGATCGCTATCTGACCCCTTAAAACTACTCCAAGACAAAATGCAACAGTACATCGATAATGGGGTGCAACTGGGATGGCTGATAGACCGCAAACAGCGTCGAGTTTACATATATCGTCCCGGAAATGCGGTAGAATGCCTCAATAATCCGGCTACAGTTAGTGGCGAGCCAATCTTGCCTGGGTTTGTTCTGGATTTAAGCAAAATTTGGTAA
- a CDS encoding phosphoadenosine phosphosulfate reductase family protein, whose protein sequence is MSNKPLRHILGLSGGKDSTALAVLLHKQVPQMEYFFCDTHKELPETYEYLDRIKARLGIKIHYLSAKRGFDHWLDIHGGLLPSPQKRWCTVMMKIKPLEEFVGDDETISYIGIRADENRDGYISTKPNIRPVYPFKEKGLVKADILRLLEESGIGLPDYYRWRSRSGCFFCFFQRKYEWVKLAEEHPDLFAQAVDYEQNHSDGRHYTWTDGETLLELLERKEEIIANHEKAMAKEITKSVPNRPLADVLSSVLDEEDEDLPCLACHL, encoded by the coding sequence ATGAGCAACAAACCCCTTCGACATATCCTCGGTTTATCCGGTGGCAAGGACAGCACGGCCCTCGCCGTACTCCTGCACAAACAGGTGCCGCAGATGGAGTATTTCTTCTGCGACACTCATAAGGAGTTGCCCGAAACTTACGAGTATCTCGATCGCATCAAAGCTCGCTTAGGGATTAAAATTCACTATCTGAGTGCCAAGCGAGGATTTGACCATTGGCTCGACATTCATGGCGGGTTACTTCCCTCACCCCAAAAGCGCTGGTGTACGGTGATGATGAAAATCAAGCCCCTAGAGGAATTTGTCGGGGACGACGAAACCATAAGCTATATTGGCATCCGCGCCGACGAAAACCGCGATGGTTACATCTCCACCAAACCAAATATTCGCCCAGTATATCCGTTTAAAGAAAAGGGTTTGGTAAAAGCTGATATCCTACGGTTGCTAGAAGAGAGCGGCATTGGACTCCCCGACTATTATCGTTGGCGCAGTCGCTCCGGTTGCTTTTTCTGTTTTTTTCAGCGAAAATATGAATGGGTAAAGCTGGCGGAGGAACATCCGGATCTGTTTGCTCAGGCGGTTGACTACGAGCAGAATCATAGTGACGGCAGGCATTACACTTGGACGGATGGGGAAACGCTGCTCGAACTACTCGAACGCAAGGAGGAAATTATTGCCAACCATGAGAAAGCAATGGCCAAGGAAATCACAAAATCAGTCCCCAATCGACCTTTAGCTGATGTCCTGTCTTCAGTCTTAGATGAGGAAGATGAGGATTTACCATGTTTGGCCTGTCATTTGTAA
- a CDS encoding DNA sulfur modification protein DndB — protein MADYVPALKARMGDWQYYVTVMKLGKIARECQIAEDIRPNKELNELIQREITGRVAKEMVPYLLNEQQRFYGALVVAVYGGEPEFSQVTVDEHPLIDDDDDRHSYGFGLLRFDGSQIYYALDGQHRLRSIQEAIRINPDLAKEEISVIILKHEETQEGLQRTRRLFSTLNRRAKPTTAGQNIAIDEDDAIAIVSRQLVKENAILKDLVSIKLTTKKIQQNKNDYPYITTLAAFYATNEILLGCYEGGLEIDQDFKQFRPSNDELENYYKFLEQIWMLMLNKCPGFEPVVNGKKKPGDLRRLINDDGSISFNEKGKPMAGGNVFARPIGQYIVAEVIKQAGIQGKSIENAIDAIMNNVPMDINLAPWKNLVWNPSTQRIVGSKSERALIVSLISHALGLKINVKIRELKQKYRDAIEDQKASLLPQINWSGNSHDNEVENEVDNEVEDDENE, from the coding sequence ATGGCAGATTATGTTCCAGCCTTAAAAGCGAGAATGGGTGATTGGCAATATTATGTAACCGTGATGAAGCTTGGTAAAATAGCACGAGAATGTCAAATTGCTGAAGACATTCGCCCGAATAAAGAGTTGAATGAGCTGATTCAAAGAGAAATTACCGGGCGTGTTGCCAAAGAGATGGTTCCATATTTATTGAATGAACAACAGAGGTTTTATGGGGCGTTGGTGGTTGCTGTCTATGGGGGTGAACCTGAATTTTCGCAAGTAACAGTTGATGAACATCCCTTGATAGATGATGATGACGATCGACATAGCTATGGTTTTGGTTTATTGCGCTTCGATGGAAGCCAAATTTACTATGCTCTTGATGGTCAACACCGGCTGCGGTCTATCCAAGAAGCCATAAGAATCAATCCCGATCTTGCCAAAGAAGAAATTAGCGTTATTATTCTGAAACATGAAGAAACGCAAGAGGGTCTACAGCGAACTCGCCGGTTGTTTTCTACTCTCAACCGCAGAGCTAAACCTACAACTGCTGGACAAAATATAGCCATTGATGAAGATGACGCTATAGCTATTGTTAGTCGTCAGCTTGTGAAAGAAAATGCTATTCTTAAAGATTTAGTTTCAATCAAACTAACGACAAAAAAAATCCAACAAAATAAAAATGATTATCCTTATATAACAACCCTTGCAGCTTTTTATGCAACCAATGAAATTCTCCTGGGGTGCTATGAGGGTGGATTGGAAATAGACCAAGACTTCAAGCAATTTAGACCTTCAAATGATGAATTGGAAAACTACTACAAATTTTTAGAGCAGATATGGATGTTGATGCTAAACAAATGCCCTGGATTTGAACCTGTGGTTAATGGCAAAAAGAAACCAGGAGATCTTAGGAGACTTATCAATGATGATGGGTCTATATCCTTTAATGAAAAAGGTAAACCTATGGCTGGAGGAAATGTTTTTGCCAGACCGATTGGACAATACATAGTTGCTGAAGTAATAAAACAAGCAGGAATTCAAGGAAAGTCTATAGAAAATGCAATCGATGCAATTATGAATAATGTACCTATGGACATTAATCTAGCTCCCTGGAAAAATCTGGTTTGGAATCCCTCTACACAAAGAATTGTAGGAAGTAAGAGTGAGAGAGCTTTAATTGTTTCGCTAATTAGTCATGCTTTAGGATTAAAAATTAATGTTAAAATACGGGAACTAAAGCAAAAATATCGTGACGCAATAGAGGATCAAAAAGCATCTTTATTGCCTCAAATTAATTGGTCGGGTAACTCTCATGACAACGAAGTAGAAAACGAAGTAGACAACGAAGTAGAAGATGATGAAAATGAATGA
- a CDS encoding DUF4258 domain-containing protein encodes MTAEKRIELSQHALLKIEVLETHGITISPEIIQDTIRAPDKVESREGEKYIAQKRLNETLVLRVVYREYADRILVITHYPGRRSRYETDSI; translated from the coding sequence TTGACTGCCGAAAAAAGGATAGAACTCAGTCAACACGCCTTACTAAAAATTGAAGTCTTAGAAACTCACGGAATCACGATTTCTCCAGAGATAATTCAAGACACAATCCGAGCGCCAGACAAAGTAGAGTCTAGGGAAGGAGAAAAATACATCGCTCAAAAAAGATTAAATGAGACTTTAGTTCTCAGAGTCGTTTACAGAGAATATGCCGATCGCATTTTAGTCATTACCCACTACCCAGGAAGGAGGTCGCGATATGAAACGGATTCGATATAG
- a CDS encoding DUF2283 domain-containing protein, translating to MKRIRYSPDVDALLIELSEEPIAYAEDEGSLILHYSSSGEVVTIEVLDVKEFMAKNSTAEVSCEN from the coding sequence ATGAAACGGATTCGATATAGTCCAGATGTGGATGCTTTGCTGATTGAACTATCAGAGGAACCCATTGCCTATGCTGAAGATGAAGGCTCCCTAATTCTTCACTATTCTTCCAGTGGAGAGGTAGTGACAATCGAGGTTTTAGATGTCAAAGAATTTATGGCTAAAAACTCCACTGCTGAAGTGAGTTGTGAAAATTGA
- a CDS encoding DUF2281 domain-containing protein: protein MSLVQTIVEKLENLPPEKQQEVLNFVELLHLQIAPDTDLSQEDETAESVLTKAAQFIGCVEGPADLSTNKNYLEGYGRS, encoded by the coding sequence ATGAGCCTTGTTCAGACCATTGTGGAAAAATTGGAAAATTTACCTCCTGAAAAACAGCAGGAAGTGCTTAATTTCGTAGAATTGTTACACTTACAAATTGCACCCGATACAGATCTCTCTCAAGAAGATGAAACTGCCGAATCAGTTCTCACTAAAGCGGCACAATTTATTGGCTGTGTGGAAGGACCAGCGGATCTCTCAACAAACAAAAATTATCTTGAGGGATACGGCAGGTCATGA
- a CDS encoding type II toxin-antitoxin system VapC family toxin, which produces MRRGIIIDTGPLVALLNKRDSWHEWVKQEVAQVKPPLLTCESVISEACFLLKNLHNGQESVIYLLNNGTIQISFRLNEEAASIQELSRRYQSMLMSLADACIVRMAELYPQSMVLTLDSDFTIYRKNRNQEIPLIMPPS; this is translated from the coding sequence ATGAGACGGGGAATCATCATCGATACGGGGCCATTGGTTGCGTTACTTAATAAACGCGATAGTTGGCATGAGTGGGTAAAACAGGAAGTGGCTCAAGTTAAACCGCCTTTATTGACTTGTGAATCGGTAATTTCAGAGGCTTGTTTTCTTTTAAAAAACCTACATAACGGTCAAGAGTCAGTTATTTATTTACTAAATAACGGCACGATTCAAATCTCTTTTCGCTTGAATGAAGAAGCCGCTTCCATACAAGAACTGTCGAGGCGCTACCAGTCGATGCTGATGTCCCTTGCAGATGCCTGTATCGTTAGGATGGCTGAGTTATATCCTCAAAGTATGGTGTTAACCCTCGACAGCGATTTTACGATTTACCGCAAAAACCGAAATCAAGAAATTCCTCTCATTATGCCTCCCAGCTAA
- the darT gene encoding type II toxin-antitoxin system toxin DNA ADP-ribosyl transferase DarT, with product MTTDIYHITHLKNLPSILRSEGLLANNRLKSQRINYVDIAHETIQNKRAQINVPCSRGGTLHDYVPWYFAPRSPMLYAISRGNVQGYEQGQSPVIHLVATAEDIAAASLPFAFTDGHAIVRYSEFYDNLDSLNAIDWEIMNARYWADTLEDGDRKRRRQAEFLVYEFFPWTLVREIGVIDAGRKAEVEEILQNFTISTPVKVFREWYY from the coding sequence ATGACCACCGATATCTACCATATTACCCATCTTAAAAATTTACCCTCTATTTTGCGTTCTGAGGGCCTCCTTGCTAACAATCGCTTAAAATCTCAGCGGATCAATTATGTAGATATTGCTCACGAAACCATCCAGAATAAACGCGCTCAAATTAATGTCCCTTGTTCCAGGGGCGGCACTCTTCATGATTACGTTCCTTGGTATTTTGCGCCTCGTTCTCCGATGCTTTACGCCATATCCAGAGGCAACGTTCAAGGATATGAACAGGGGCAAAGTCCGGTGATTCACTTAGTGGCAACAGCGGAGGATATCGCAGCAGCAAGTCTTCCTTTTGCATTTACGGACGGTCACGCAATTGTTAGGTATTCAGAATTTTATGACAATCTCGACTCTCTCAATGCGATTGATTGGGAGATTATGAATGCACGGTATTGGGCAGATACCCTGGAGGATGGAGACCGGAAGCGCCGCAGACAAGCCGAATTCTTGGTTTATGAGTTCTTCCCTTGGACACTCGTGCGAGAAATCGGGGTGATAGATGCCGGAAGAAAAGCCGAGGTTGAAGAAATATTACAAAACTTTACGATTTCGACACCTGTAAAGGTTTTTCGGGAATGGTACTATTAA